A window of Micromonospora sp. WMMC415 genomic DNA:
GAGGTGCTGCGGTACCTGGACCGCGACGAGAGCACCCTGGAGCTGCTGGTGCAGCAGCTCGCCCGGCAGAACCTGCCCGCACCGGTCGTCGGCTACGAGCTGGGCGACCAGGCGTGGCCCGCCGAGCTTGCCTGGCCCGATCGACGGATCGCCATCGTGCTCACCGGGCCGCCCGGTGATCCCGAGACGGAGGACCGCGACCGGGCGTACGCCGAGGCCGGCTGGCACGCACGGACCGCCCGGGACTGGTCGGTCGACGAATTGGCGGCACAGCTCGAGGTGACGAGTGGGGGAGAGAGCTGATGAGCACCGGAGCCATCCTGCGGATGCTGGACCGGGCCGACAAGGAGGTCATGAAGCTCACCCGCGCCGACATCGGCGCGGTCTACGAGTTCATGCACAAGTTCCGGCACAACCCGGAGAACCCGGGGCTCAACCTGAAGTCGCTCAACGGCGACGCCCGGCTGATGTCCGCCCGCGTCAACAAGGACTACCGGGCGCTGCTTCTCCACATCGCCGACCGTGACTACCTGCTCGTCGCGGTCAAGCACCGAAGCGAGGTGTACGACGACCTCACCCGGTACGCGTACCGGATCAACCGGGTCACCGGCGGCATCGAGGTCGTCGACCTGGCACCGGTCGGCGACAGCATCGTCGGGCGGGTCGTAGCGCCCGACCCCGAGCCGGAACCCGCGCAGAAGCCGCTCTTCGACGCGTACACCGACACTCAACTCCTGGAGCTGGGCGTCTCCGAGCCGCTGCTGCCGCAGATCCGTGAGCTCACCACCGAGGCGGAGCTGCTGGCACTGCTGGACCGGGCGCCGCAGCTCACCACCGACGTGCTCTTCGCGCTCTTCGACGGCACCCCCTACGACGACGTTCTCAAGCAGGTCACCGACCCGGTACGGGCCGACGACCCGGTCGACCCGGAGGACTTCGAGGCGGCGGCGGAACGCCCGGCCACGCAGGTGACGTCCGACGACGAGGCGCTGCAGGCGATGCTCGGCGAGGCGTTCGAGCGGTGGCAGATCTTCCTGCACCCCACCCAGCGGAAGCTGGTCGAGCGGAAGTACAACGGCCCGGCTCGGGTCGGCGGCGGGCCGGGCACCGGCAAGACCATCGTCGCCCTGCACCGGGTGGCGCACCTCGCCCGGCAGTTGCCCGCCGGGACGGACAAGCCGATCCTGCTCACCACCTTCAACCGGAACCTCGCCGCCGACCTGCGGACCCGACTGCTGGCCGTCGGTGGCCAGGAGCTGGTGGCGCGCGTCGACATCGTCAACATCGACCGGCTGGCCAGCCGGGTAGTGGCCGAGGCGAAGGCAGGCGGCAGCCGGCGGGTCGTCGACGACAACCGCGTCTCCGAGCTGTGGAGCGAGTTCCTCATCGAGATCGGGGAGTCCGCGTGGGACGCGGAGTTCCTCGCGGCCGAGTGGACCCAGGTGATCCTCGGCCAGGTGCTCAACTCGCGGACCGAGTACTTCAAGGCACGCCGTCCCAACCGCGGCCGGAGCCTGACCCGGGCCGAGCGCGACCAGATCTGGCAACTGACCGAGCGGTTCACCACCTGGCTCGACGGACGCGGTGTCTGGACCTGGCGTCAGGTGGCCCAGCGGGCAGCGCGCCTGGAGATGGACCGCGTGGCCCCCGGTGAGTCGTCCGGTGGTGTCTACCGCCCGCGCTACCGGCACGTCGTGGTCGACGAGGCGCAGGACCTCAGCGCCGCCCACTGGAAGATGCTGCGCGCCATGGTCGCCGCCGGACCGGACGACATGTTCCTCACCGGCGACACCCACCAGCGCATCTACGACAACCACGTGACACTGAGCAGCCTCGGCATCAACATCCGGGGCCGCTCGTCCCGGCTCACCTTGAGCTACCGCACGACCCGGCAGATCCTCGCCGACGCCCTGCAGATCATGACCGGCGAGGTGTACGACGACCTCGACGGCGGCGAGGAGGACCTGGCCGGCTACCGCTCCCTGCTGCGCGGCGATCGACCGGTCTTCCGTGGGGCACCAACCTGGGCTCAGGAGCGGGACCTGATCGCCGAGCAACTGCGGTCCTGGGGCAACCCGACCGACGGGTCGGTGGCGATCTGTGTGCCGACCAGAGAACTCGCTGCTGACGTGATCAGCCGCTTGGAGGCCGACGGACTGCCGGTCGTGGAGATCGGCCCCGATGGACCGAAGCAGCCCGACGGTGTCCACGTCGGCACCATGCACCGGTTCAAGGGCCTCGAATACCAGCGCATGATTATCGCCGCGGTCAGCGACGGACTCGTGCCCCGGCAGATGATCAGCCGGTACCGCGACACCGACCCGAAGCGGTACCAGCGCGAACGCCAGCGGGACCGGTCGCTGCTCTTCGTCGCCGCCACCCGTCCCCGCGACGAGCTGGCGGTGTTCTGGCATGGAACACCCAGCCCGTTCCTCACCAGCCGGCTCGTCCAGCGACAGCTACCGTGAGCACCGGCCCCCGCACCAGCGGGGGACGGCTCGAACATTTCGGGAGGTCAGGCGTGCAGGCGGGGGACCGCATCGGGGGCAGGTACGAGTTGACCTACCCGATCGGGCGCGGCGGGATGGGGCAGGTGTGGGGCGGCTTCGACGAGCGACTCGACCGGCCGGTGGCGATCAAGTTCCTCCGCCAGCTGGAGGTGCCGGAGGACGAGCGGGAAATCGCGGTCAAACGGTTCCGGCGCGAGGCGAGAGCGACCGCTCGCCTCGACCACCCCGGCGTTCCCACGGTGCACGATCTCGGGGAGCACGGCGAGGACCTTTATCTCGTGATGCAGCTCATCCGGGGTGTCGTCCTCGCTGATCACATCGCCGAGCAGGAGCAACTACCGGTGAGCGAGGCGGCATCGATCGCCGCGCAGATCTGTTCCGTGCTTGCTGCCGCCCACGCCGCATCGCTCGTGCACCGTGACCTGAAGCCCCAGAACCTCATGATCACCCCGTCCGGAGCGGTGAAGGTTCTGGACTTCGGTGTTGCCGCCCTGGTCGGCCCGGCCGAGGCGTCGCGCCTCACTGCCACCGGCAGCACCCTCGGCACGCCAGCCTACATCGCGCCTGAGCAGGCCACCGGCGGCCCGGTCGGACCTGCCGCCGACCTCTACGCCCTGGGCTGCATCCTCTTCGAGATGATCGCCGGACAACCCCCGTACGAGGCGGCGAACGCACCCGACATGTTGCGCCGGCACCTGCGCTCACCGATTCCCATCACTACCGAGTACCGGTCGGACGTGCCCGACGACCTGGCGCATCTCGTGTTTTGCCTCCTTGCCAAGGAACCGTTGGAGCGGCCGGCATCGGCCCTCGAAGTCGAGCAGCTCCTTGCACCCTTCCGCGACGACTACGTCAGGTCCGTAGCCACGTCGGCCACCCATGATTCTCTGTCCGCAGTCGGCGCCGTACCTGCTCAGAGGACTCCACAGGAGCTGACCGAGCTGCGGGCGCAGGCGCATGAGCTGGCCGAGCACGAGCGGTTCGTGCAAGCGGCCGACGTGTTGGAGCGCGCCCTCCACGCAGTGTCCGATGCGGAGCCGCCCGCAGCAGAGATCGTCGCTCTGCGGATGGATATCGCC
This region includes:
- a CDS encoding serine/threonine-protein kinase, with product MTYPIGRGGMGQVWGGFDERLDRPVAIKFLRQLEVPEDEREIAVKRFRREARATARLDHPGVPTVHDLGEHGEDLYLVMQLIRGVVLADHIAEQEQLPVSEAASIAAQICSVLAAAHAASLVHRDLKPQNLMITPSGAVKVLDFGVAALVGPAEASRLTATGSTLGTPAYIAPEQATGGPVGPAADLYALGCILFEMIAGQPPYEAANAPDMLRRHLRSPIPITTEYRSDVPDDLAHLVFCLLAKEPLERPASALEVEQLLAPFRDDYVRSVATSATHDSLSAVGAVPAQRTPQELTELRAQAHELAEHERFVQAADVLERALHAVSDAEPPAAEIVALRMDIANLYVLAGDFRQACEAFEALARDLDQSADEPDLAEKCRQQAMACRLELGQSTRATSHP
- a CDS encoding UvrD-helicase domain-containing protein — translated: MSTGAILRMLDRADKEVMKLTRADIGAVYEFMHKFRHNPENPGLNLKSLNGDARLMSARVNKDYRALLLHIADRDYLLVAVKHRSEVYDDLTRYAYRINRVTGGIEVVDLAPVGDSIVGRVVAPDPEPEPAQKPLFDAYTDTQLLELGVSEPLLPQIRELTTEAELLALLDRAPQLTTDVLFALFDGTPYDDVLKQVTDPVRADDPVDPEDFEAAAERPATQVTSDDEALQAMLGEAFERWQIFLHPTQRKLVERKYNGPARVGGGPGTGKTIVALHRVAHLARQLPAGTDKPILLTTFNRNLAADLRTRLLAVGGQELVARVDIVNIDRLASRVVAEAKAGGSRRVVDDNRVSELWSEFLIEIGESAWDAEFLAAEWTQVILGQVLNSRTEYFKARRPNRGRSLTRAERDQIWQLTERFTTWLDGRGVWTWRQVAQRAARLEMDRVAPGESSGGVYRPRYRHVVVDEAQDLSAAHWKMLRAMVAAGPDDMFLTGDTHQRIYDNHVTLSSLGINIRGRSSRLTLSYRTTRQILADALQIMTGEVYDDLDGGEEDLAGYRSLLRGDRPVFRGAPTWAQERDLIAEQLRSWGNPTDGSVAICVPTRELAADVISRLEADGLPVVEIGPDGPKQPDGVHVGTMHRFKGLEYQRMIIAAVSDGLVPRQMISRYRDTDPKRYQRERQRDRSLLFVAATRPRDELAVFWHGTPSPFLTSRLVQRQLP